In the Archangium lipolyticum genome, one interval contains:
- a CDS encoding MBL fold metallo-hydrolase: protein MKLLLACVAPVLLAVWLLFLSAHGPTSWLVLPGALIGIACAAGFSFLRSFSRPLRALSLTLYLLPLGLLSTYRASPFSVSKNFDIGALPPASAPSEMSIAQLPTGATYRSASFGYCGGSLFEPRRFSMTAILIKHPKGDLLIDTGFGRDIAQHLATLPLVFQLLTRYTLDKTAREQLQSSGYDLTRLRAILLTHSHWDHISGAADFPEVPVWIPPAERSFAQSENVTTAPARSIKSLQIEEYRFEAHPYLGFAESHDVYGDGAVVIVPAPGHTPGSVIVFVTLPDNKRYAFIGDLAWQLEGVTEQEERPLTQRLADFEPQLVRENLAHMAAISARHPEMTIVVAHDPRSFASIPTLVATP, encoded by the coding sequence ATGAAATTGCTCCTTGCGTGCGTCGCGCCGGTCCTGCTCGCGGTGTGGCTCCTGTTCTTGAGCGCTCACGGACCGACCTCATGGCTGGTATTGCCTGGCGCCCTGATTGGCATTGCCTGCGCCGCTGGCTTTTCTTTTCTGCGCTCGTTCTCTCGCCCCCTGCGTGCGCTCTCGCTCACGCTTTATCTGCTGCCGCTGGGGCTCTTGTCTACCTATCGTGCGTCGCCATTCTCTGTATCAAAGAACTTCGATATCGGCGCTCTCCCGCCGGCTTCTGCGCCTTCCGAGATGTCGATCGCCCAGCTTCCGACCGGCGCCACCTATCGCAGCGCGTCCTTTGGGTATTGCGGTGGCTCTCTCTTCGAGCCGCGAAGGTTTTCCATGACCGCGATCCTGATCAAGCACCCCAAGGGCGATCTCTTGATCGACACAGGGTTCGGCCGGGACATCGCACAGCACCTCGCGACGCTGCCGCTCGTCTTTCAACTCCTGACCCGGTATACGCTGGACAAGACCGCGAGGGAGCAGCTCCAATCGAGCGGGTATGACCTGACCCGGCTGCGTGCGATCCTTTTGACCCACTCCCACTGGGATCACATCAGCGGCGCCGCGGATTTTCCCGAGGTACCTGTCTGGATACCTCCCGCGGAACGAAGCTTCGCCCAAAGCGAAAACGTCACGACGGCCCCGGCAAGAAGTATCAAATCGCTTCAAATCGAAGAGTATCGGTTTGAAGCGCATCCCTATCTCGGCTTCGCGGAGAGCCATGATGTCTACGGAGATGGCGCGGTGGTGATCGTCCCGGCGCCCGGCCATACGCCAGGCTCCGTGATTGTCTTCGTGACGCTTCCGGACAACAAGCGTTATGCCTTTATCGGAGACCTCGCCTGGCAGCTGGAGGGCGTCACCGAGCAGGAGGAGCGACCTCTCACGCAGCGCCTCGCGGACTTCGAGCCTCAGCTCGTTCGTGAGAACCTCGCGCACATGGCCGCGATATCGGCGCGACATCCGGAGATGACCATCGTCGTCGCGCATGATCCGCGGAGCTTCGCATCGATTCCGACGTTGGTGGCAACGCCATAG